The following are encoded together in the Gorilla gorilla gorilla isolate KB3781 chromosome 14, NHGRI_mGorGor1-v2.1_pri, whole genome shotgun sequence genome:
- the TSC22D1 gene encoding TSC22 domain family protein 1 isoform X3, whose amino-acid sequence MHQPPESTAAAAAAADISARKMAHPAMFPRRGSGSGSASALNAAGTGVGSNATSSEDFPPPSLLQPPPPAASSTSGPQPPPPQSLNLLSQAQLQAQPLAPGGTQMKKKSGFQITSVTPAQISASISSNNSIAEDTESYDDLDESHTEDLSSSEILDVSLSRATDLGEPERSSSEETLNNFQEAETPGAVSPNQPHLPQPHLPHLPQQNVVINGNAHPHHLHHHHHIHHGHHLQHGHHHPSHVAVASASITGGPPSSPVSRKLSTTGSSDSITPVAPTSAVSSSGSPASVMTNMRAPSTTGGIGINSVTGTSTVNNVNITAVGSFNPNVTSSILGNVNVSTSNIPSAASVSVGPGVTSGVNVNILSGMGNGTISSSAAVSSVPNAAAGMTGGSVSSQQQQPTVNTSRFRVVKLDSSSEPFKKGRWTCTEFYEKENAVPATEGVLINKVVETVKQNPIEVTSERESTSGSSVSSSVSTLSHYTESVGSGEMGAPTVVVQQQQQQQQQQQQPALQGVTLQQMDFGSTGPQSIPAVSIPQSISQSQISQVQLQSQELSYQQKQGLQPVPLQATMSAATGIQPSPVNVVGVTSALGQQPSISSLAQPQLPYSQAAPPVQTPLPGAPPHQQLPYGQQQPMVSTQMAPGHVKSVTQNSASEYVQQQPILQTAMSSGQPSSAGVGAGTTVIPVAQPQGIQLPVQPTAVPAQPAGASVQPVGQAQAAVSAVPTGSQIANIGQQANIPTAVQQPSTQVPPSVIQQGAPPSSQVVPPAQTGIIHQGVQTSAPSLPQQLVIASQSSLLTVPPQPQGVEPVAQGIVSQQLPAVSSLPSASSISVTSQVSSTGPSGMPSAPTNLVPPQNIAQTPATQNGNLVQSVSQPPLIATNINLPLAQQIPLSSTQFSAQSLAQAIGSQIEDARRAAEPSLVGLPQTISGDSGGMSAVSDGSSSSLAASASLFPLKVLPLTTPLVDGEDESASLLPEVQGVILEPQIQPRPRRAFDVRGPLSPLNPWRQNIQLLERVGKDNKQISFNW is encoded by the exons ATGCACCAGCCGCCTGAGTCCAccgccgcggccgccgccgcTGCAGACATTAGCGCTAGGAAGATGGCGCACCCGGCAATGTTCCCTCGAAGGGGCAGCGGTAGTGGCAGCGCCTCTGCTCTCAATGCAGCAGGTACCGGCGTCGGTAGTAATGCCACATCTTCCGAGGATTTTCCGCCTCCGTCGCTGCTTCAGCCGCCGCCCCCTGCAGCATCTTCTACGTCGggaccacagcctccgcctccacaAAGCCTGAACCTCCTTTCGCAGGCTCAGCTGCAGGCACAGCCTCTTGCGCCAGGCGGAactcaaatgaaaaagaaaagtggctTCCAGATAACTAGCGTTACTCCTGCTCAGATCTCCGCTAGTATCAGCTCTAACAACAGTATAGCAGAGGACACTGAGAGCTATGATGATCTGGATGAATCTCACACGGAAGATCTCTCTTCTTCGGAGATCCTTGATGTGTCACTTTCCAGGGCTACTGACTTAGGGGAGCCCGAACGCAGCTCCTCAGAAGAGACCCTAAATAACTTCCAGGAAGCCGAGACACCTGGGGCAGTCTCTCCCAACCAGccccaccttcctcagcctcattTGCCTCACCTTCCACAACAGAATGTTGTGATCAATGGGAATGCTCATCcacaccacctccatcaccaccatcacattCATCATGGGCACCACCTCCAACATGGGCACCACCATCCATCTCATGTTGCTGTTGCCAGTGCATCCATTACTGGTGGGCCACCCTCAAGCCCAGTGTCTAGAAAACTCTCTACAACTGGAAGCTCTGACAGTATCACACCAGTTGCACCAACTTCTGCTGTATCATCCAGTGGTTCACCTGCCTCTGTAATGACTAATATGCGTGCTCCAAGTACTACAGGTGGAATAGGTATAAATTCTGTTACTGGCACTAGTACAGTAAATAATGTTAACATTACTGCTGTGGGTAGTTTTAATCCTAATGTGACAAGCAGCATTCTTGGTAATGTTAATGTAAGTACAAGCAATATTCCTAGTGCTGCTAGTGTGAGTGTTGGGCCTGGAGTTACCAGTGGTGTTAATGTGAATATCTTGAGTGGCATGGGCAATGGTACTATTTCTTCCTCCGCTGCTGTTAGCAGTGTTCCTAATGCAGCTGCAGGGATGACTGGGGGATCGGTTTCAAGTCAGCAGCAACAACCAACAGTTAACACTTCGAGGTTCAGAGTTGTGAAGTTAGATTCTAGTTCTGAGCCCTTTAAAAAAGGTAGATGGACTTGCACTGAgttctatgaaaaagaaaatgctgtaCCTGCTACAGAAGGTGTGCTGATAAATAAAGTGGTGGAGACTGTAAAGCAAAATCCGATAGAAGTGACTTCTGAAAGGGAGAGCACTAGTGGGAGTTCAGTGAGCAGTAGTGTCAGCACACTGAGTCACTATACAGAGAGTGTGGGAAGTGGAGAGATGGGAGCCCCTACTGTGGtggtgcagcagcagcagcagcaacaacaacagcagcaacaaccaGCTCTCCAAGGTGTGACCCTCCAACAGATGGATTTTGGTAGCACTGGTCCACAGAGTATTCCAGCAGTTAGTATACCACAGAGTATTTCTCAGTCACAGATCTCACAAGTACAATTACAGTCTCAAGAACTGAGCTATCAGCAGAAGCAAGGTCTTCAGCCAGTACCTCTGCAAGCCACTATGAGTGCTGCAACTGGTATCCAGCCATCGCCTGTAAATGTGGTTGGTGTAACTTCAGCTTTAGGTCAGCAGCCTTCCATTTCCAGTTTGGCTCAACCCCAGCTACCATATTCTCAGGCGGCTCCTCCAGTGCAAACTCCCCTTCCAGGGGCACCACCACACCAACAGTTACCGTATGGACAACAGCAACCAATGGTTTCTACACAGATGGCCCCAGGCCATGTCAAATCAGTGACTCAAAATTCTGCTTCAGAGTATGTACAACAGCAGCCAATTCTTCAAACAGCAATGTCCTCCGGACAGCCCAGTTCTGCAGGAGTAGGAGCAGGAACAACAGTGATTCCTGTGGCTCAGCCACAGGGTAtccagctgccagtgcagcccaCAGCAGTCCCAGCACAACCTGCAGGGGCATCTGTTCagcctgttggccaggctcaggCAGCAGTGTCTGCTGTACCTACTGGCAGTCAGATTGCAAATATTGGTCAGCAAGCAAACATACCTACTGCAGTGCAGCAGCCGTCTACCCAGGTTCCACCTTCAGTTATTCAGCAAGGTGCTCCTCCATCTTCGCAAGTGGTTCCACCTGCTCAGACTGGGATTATTCATCAGGGAGTTCAAACTAGCGCTCCAAGCCTTCCTCAACAATTGGTTATTGCATCCCAAAGTTCCTTGTTAACTGTGCCTCCCCAGCCACAAGGAGTAGAACCAGTAGCTCAAGGAATTGTTTCACAGCAGTTGCCTGCAGTTAGTTCTTTGCCCTCTGCTAGTAGTATTTCTGTTACAAGTCAGGTTAGTTCAACTGGTCCTTCTGGAATGCCTTCTGCCCCAACAAACTTGGTTCCACCACAAAATATAGCACAAACCCCTGCTACCCAAAATGGTAATTTGGTTCAAAGTGTTAGTCAACCTCCCTTGATAGCAACTAATATAAATTTGCCTTTGGCACAACAGATACCACTAAGTTCTACCCAGTTCTCCGCACAATCATTAGCTCAGGCAATTGGAAGCCAAATTGAAGATGCCAGGCGTGCAGCGGAGCCCTCCTTAGTTGGCTTACCTCAGACTATCAGTGGTGACAGTGGGGGAATGTCAGCAGTTTCAGATGGGAGTAGCAGCAGCCTAGcagcctctgcttctcttttcccGTTGAAGGTGCTACCGCTGACGACACCCCTGGTGGATGGCGAGGATGAGAG TGCTTCTCTCCTACCAGAGGTGCAAGGAGTGATCCTAGAACCACAGATACAGCCAAGACCACGGAGAGCTTTTGACGTCAGGGGTCCACTTTCTCCACTGAACCCTTGGAGACAGAATATCCAGCTTCTGGAGAGAGTGGGAAAGGATAATAAACAA ATTTCTTTCAACTGGTAA
- the LOC129526420 gene encoding spidroin-1-like, translating to MSPSPRHPRGRSRRQRAPSSVSLKPPLPAPLGPPPAPRRPFQTPWARGGCSVRKRWPRLGPGRRGCERGGGEAPGTVSRATRRGRARRDAGSSRSTAGARRRRWQREPRDRSITGSHGARAFSSLRAGASTRHTSSGRKGPAPEPLRRAVGRALGRRVQPSLVLFLSSRLFLTPLLPRPGGRGPQAAAAPFSAALVARRAGAATAADAVQRNEVGLVGVGKRGGGVGAEGGCRAGRGLWWLLLVLFFGSPGSTVSPSLSRHREGRDQRGAQEEEGRPPARGGGGGWGEGAGGGEGGKMASAHAPRRRRHKAGSGGAGGGGSSGLGERRVSRRKLPKAGRGAEAGSGGAGGDSGGGEFRQKERIRVGLRDSARWGWAGCAPAARPG from the coding sequence ATGTCGCCTTCCCCTCGCCACCCCCGGGGCCGCAGCCGCCGCCAGCGAGCCCCGAGCTCAGTGTCGCTCAAACCTCCCCTCCCGGCCCCGCTCGGCCCTCCCCCCGCGCCCCGCAGACCCTTTCAAACCCCCTGGGCTCGCGGCGGCTGCTCGGTGAGGAAACGCTGGCCGCGGCTGGGGCCGGGGCGACGCGGCTGCgagcggggcggcggcgaggcgccCGGTACGGTGAGCCGAGCAACGAGGCGCGGGCGGGCGCGCAGAGACGCCGGGTCCTCGCGGAGCACGGCCGgggcgcggcggcggcggtggcagcGGGAGCCCAGGGACCGCTCCATCACTGGCAGCCATGGAGCCCGAGCATTTTCCTCCCTCAGGGCAGGCGCCTCGACTCGGCACACGTCCTCGGGGAGGAAGGGGCCGGCGCCCGAGCCTCTCCGGAGGGCGGTGGGACGTGCGCTAGGGCGGAGGGTGCAACCCTCTCTTGTCCTCTTCCTCAGCAGCCGGCTCTTCCTCACCCCGCTGCTCCCGCGACCGGGCGGGAGGGGGCCGCAGGCGGCGGCGGCTCCTTTCTCGGCGGCGTTGGTGGCCAGACGGGCTGGTGCAGCGACTGCAGCCGACGCCGTTCAAAGGAACGAGGTGGGGTTGGTCGGTGTCGGCAAACGGGGCGGGGGAGTGGGTGCCGAGGGAGGGTGTCGGGCGGGGAGGGGGCTGTGGTGGTTGTTACTAGTGCTCTTCTTCGGCTCCCCCGGCTCCACCGTATCCCCCAGTCTCTCGCGGCATCGGGAGGGGAGGGACCAGCGCGGAgcgcaggaggaggaggggcgaCCGCCCGCGAGAGGAGGCGGTGgtggctggggggagggggcaggcggaggagaaggagggaagatGGCGTCTGCGCATGCGCCTCGGCGCCGCAGACATAAAGCCGGGTCTGGCGGGGCAGGAGGCGGCGGGTCTTCGGGCCTAGGCGAGCGCCGGGTCTCCCGACGGAAATTACCGAAGGCTGGCAGAGGCGCCGAAGCCGGGAGTGGTGGAGCCGGAGGGGATAGTGGGGGTGGGGAATTCCGGCAGAAGGAGCGAATCCGGGTCGGACTGCGTGATTCGGCCCggtgggggtgggcagggtgCGCGCCTGCTGCGCGCCCAGGTTAG
- the TSC22D1 gene encoding TSC22 domain family protein 1 isoform X2, with amino-acid sequence MHQPPESTAAAAAAADISARKMAHPAMFPRRGSGSGSASALNAAGTGVGSNATSSEDFPPPSLLQPPPPAASSTSGPQPPPPQSLNLLSQAQLQAQPLAPGGTQMKKKSGFQITSVTPAQISASISSNNSIAEDTESYDDLDESHTEDLSSSEILDVSLSRATDLGEPERSSSEETLNNFQEAETPGAVSPNQPHLPQPHLPHLPQQNVVINGNAHPHHLHHHHHIHHGHHLQHGHHHPSHVAVASASITGGPPSSPVSRKLSTTGSSDSITPVAPTSAVSSSGSPASVMTNMRAPSTTGGIGINSVTGTSTVNNVNITAVGSFNPNVTSSILGNVNVSTSNIPSAASVSVGPGVTSGVNVNILSGMGNGTISSSAAVSSVPNAAAGMTGGSVSSQQQQPTVNTSRFRVVKLDSSSEPFKKGRWTCTEFYEKENAVPATEGVLINKVVETVKQNPIEVTSERESTSGSSVSSSVSTLSHYTESVGSGEMGAPTVVVQQQQQQQQQQQQPALQGVTLQQMDFGSTGPQSIPAVSIPQSISQSQISQVQLQSQELSYQQKQGLQPVPLQATMSAATGIQPSPVNVVGVTSALGQQPSISSLAQPQLPYSQAAPPVQTPLPGAPPHQQLPYGQQQPMVSTQMAPGHVKSVTQNSASEYVQQQPILQTAMSSGQPSSAGVGAGTTVIPVAQPQGIQLPVQPTAVPAQPAGASVQPVGQAQAAVSAVPTGSQIANIGQQANIPTAVQQPSTQVPPSVIQQGAPPSSQVVPPAQTGIIHQGVQTSAPSLPQQLVIASQSSLLTVPPQPQGVEPVAQGIVSQQLPAVSSLPSASSISVTSQVSSTGPSGMPSAPTNLVPPQNIAQTPATQNGNLVQSVSQPPLIATNINLPLAQQIPLSSTQFSAQSLAQAIGSQIEDARRAAEPSLVGLPQTISGDSGGMSAVSDGSSSSLAASASLFPLKVLPLTTPLVDGEDESASLLPEVQGVILEPQIQPRPRRAFDVRGPLSPLNPWRQNIQLLERVGKDNKQLLWCKCGSY; translated from the exons ATGCACCAGCCGCCTGAGTCCAccgccgcggccgccgccgcTGCAGACATTAGCGCTAGGAAGATGGCGCACCCGGCAATGTTCCCTCGAAGGGGCAGCGGTAGTGGCAGCGCCTCTGCTCTCAATGCAGCAGGTACCGGCGTCGGTAGTAATGCCACATCTTCCGAGGATTTTCCGCCTCCGTCGCTGCTTCAGCCGCCGCCCCCTGCAGCATCTTCTACGTCGggaccacagcctccgcctccacaAAGCCTGAACCTCCTTTCGCAGGCTCAGCTGCAGGCACAGCCTCTTGCGCCAGGCGGAactcaaatgaaaaagaaaagtggctTCCAGATAACTAGCGTTACTCCTGCTCAGATCTCCGCTAGTATCAGCTCTAACAACAGTATAGCAGAGGACACTGAGAGCTATGATGATCTGGATGAATCTCACACGGAAGATCTCTCTTCTTCGGAGATCCTTGATGTGTCACTTTCCAGGGCTACTGACTTAGGGGAGCCCGAACGCAGCTCCTCAGAAGAGACCCTAAATAACTTCCAGGAAGCCGAGACACCTGGGGCAGTCTCTCCCAACCAGccccaccttcctcagcctcattTGCCTCACCTTCCACAACAGAATGTTGTGATCAATGGGAATGCTCATCcacaccacctccatcaccaccatcacattCATCATGGGCACCACCTCCAACATGGGCACCACCATCCATCTCATGTTGCTGTTGCCAGTGCATCCATTACTGGTGGGCCACCCTCAAGCCCAGTGTCTAGAAAACTCTCTACAACTGGAAGCTCTGACAGTATCACACCAGTTGCACCAACTTCTGCTGTATCATCCAGTGGTTCACCTGCCTCTGTAATGACTAATATGCGTGCTCCAAGTACTACAGGTGGAATAGGTATAAATTCTGTTACTGGCACTAGTACAGTAAATAATGTTAACATTACTGCTGTGGGTAGTTTTAATCCTAATGTGACAAGCAGCATTCTTGGTAATGTTAATGTAAGTACAAGCAATATTCCTAGTGCTGCTAGTGTGAGTGTTGGGCCTGGAGTTACCAGTGGTGTTAATGTGAATATCTTGAGTGGCATGGGCAATGGTACTATTTCTTCCTCCGCTGCTGTTAGCAGTGTTCCTAATGCAGCTGCAGGGATGACTGGGGGATCGGTTTCAAGTCAGCAGCAACAACCAACAGTTAACACTTCGAGGTTCAGAGTTGTGAAGTTAGATTCTAGTTCTGAGCCCTTTAAAAAAGGTAGATGGACTTGCACTGAgttctatgaaaaagaaaatgctgtaCCTGCTACAGAAGGTGTGCTGATAAATAAAGTGGTGGAGACTGTAAAGCAAAATCCGATAGAAGTGACTTCTGAAAGGGAGAGCACTAGTGGGAGTTCAGTGAGCAGTAGTGTCAGCACACTGAGTCACTATACAGAGAGTGTGGGAAGTGGAGAGATGGGAGCCCCTACTGTGGtggtgcagcagcagcagcagcaacaacaacagcagcaacaaccaGCTCTCCAAGGTGTGACCCTCCAACAGATGGATTTTGGTAGCACTGGTCCACAGAGTATTCCAGCAGTTAGTATACCACAGAGTATTTCTCAGTCACAGATCTCACAAGTACAATTACAGTCTCAAGAACTGAGCTATCAGCAGAAGCAAGGTCTTCAGCCAGTACCTCTGCAAGCCACTATGAGTGCTGCAACTGGTATCCAGCCATCGCCTGTAAATGTGGTTGGTGTAACTTCAGCTTTAGGTCAGCAGCCTTCCATTTCCAGTTTGGCTCAACCCCAGCTACCATATTCTCAGGCGGCTCCTCCAGTGCAAACTCCCCTTCCAGGGGCACCACCACACCAACAGTTACCGTATGGACAACAGCAACCAATGGTTTCTACACAGATGGCCCCAGGCCATGTCAAATCAGTGACTCAAAATTCTGCTTCAGAGTATGTACAACAGCAGCCAATTCTTCAAACAGCAATGTCCTCCGGACAGCCCAGTTCTGCAGGAGTAGGAGCAGGAACAACAGTGATTCCTGTGGCTCAGCCACAGGGTAtccagctgccagtgcagcccaCAGCAGTCCCAGCACAACCTGCAGGGGCATCTGTTCagcctgttggccaggctcaggCAGCAGTGTCTGCTGTACCTACTGGCAGTCAGATTGCAAATATTGGTCAGCAAGCAAACATACCTACTGCAGTGCAGCAGCCGTCTACCCAGGTTCCACCTTCAGTTATTCAGCAAGGTGCTCCTCCATCTTCGCAAGTGGTTCCACCTGCTCAGACTGGGATTATTCATCAGGGAGTTCAAACTAGCGCTCCAAGCCTTCCTCAACAATTGGTTATTGCATCCCAAAGTTCCTTGTTAACTGTGCCTCCCCAGCCACAAGGAGTAGAACCAGTAGCTCAAGGAATTGTTTCACAGCAGTTGCCTGCAGTTAGTTCTTTGCCCTCTGCTAGTAGTATTTCTGTTACAAGTCAGGTTAGTTCAACTGGTCCTTCTGGAATGCCTTCTGCCCCAACAAACTTGGTTCCACCACAAAATATAGCACAAACCCCTGCTACCCAAAATGGTAATTTGGTTCAAAGTGTTAGTCAACCTCCCTTGATAGCAACTAATATAAATTTGCCTTTGGCACAACAGATACCACTAAGTTCTACCCAGTTCTCCGCACAATCATTAGCTCAGGCAATTGGAAGCCAAATTGAAGATGCCAGGCGTGCAGCGGAGCCCTCCTTAGTTGGCTTACCTCAGACTATCAGTGGTGACAGTGGGGGAATGTCAGCAGTTTCAGATGGGAGTAGCAGCAGCCTAGcagcctctgcttctcttttcccGTTGAAGGTGCTACCGCTGACGACACCCCTGGTGGATGGCGAGGATGAGAG TGCTTCTCTCCTACCAGAGGTGCAAGGAGTGATCCTAGAACCACAGATACAGCCAAGACCACGGAGAGCTTTTGACGTCAGGGGTCCACTTTCTCCACTGAACCCTTGGAGACAGAATATCCAGCTTCTGGAGAGAGTGGGAAAGGATAATAAACAA
- the TSC22D1 gene encoding TSC22 domain family protein 1 isoform X1, with translation MHQPPESTAAAAAAADISARKMAHPAMFPRRGSGSGSASALNAAGTGVGSNATSSEDFPPPSLLQPPPPAASSTSGPQPPPPQSLNLLSQAQLQAQPLAPGGTQMKKKSGFQITSVTPAQISASISSNNSIAEDTESYDDLDESHTEDLSSSEILDVSLSRATDLGEPERSSSEETLNNFQEAETPGAVSPNQPHLPQPHLPHLPQQNVVINGNAHPHHLHHHHHIHHGHHLQHGHHHPSHVAVASASITGGPPSSPVSRKLSTTGSSDSITPVAPTSAVSSSGSPASVMTNMRAPSTTGGIGINSVTGTSTVNNVNITAVGSFNPNVTSSILGNVNVSTSNIPSAASVSVGPGVTSGVNVNILSGMGNGTISSSAAVSSVPNAAAGMTGGSVSSQQQQPTVNTSRFRVVKLDSSSEPFKKGRWTCTEFYEKENAVPATEGVLINKVVETVKQNPIEVTSERESTSGSSVSSSVSTLSHYTESVGSGEMGAPTVVVQQQQQQQQQQQQPALQGVTLQQMDFGSTGPQSIPAVSIPQSISQSQISQVQLQSQELSYQQKQGLQPVPLQATMSAATGIQPSPVNVVGVTSALGQQPSISSLAQPQLPYSQAAPPVQTPLPGAPPHQQLPYGQQQPMVSTQMAPGHVKSVTQNSASEYVQQQPILQTAMSSGQPSSAGVGAGTTVIPVAQPQGIQLPVQPTAVPAQPAGASVQPVGQAQAAVSAVPTGSQIANIGQQANIPTAVQQPSTQVPPSVIQQGAPPSSQVVPPAQTGIIHQGVQTSAPSLPQQLVIASQSSLLTVPPQPQGVEPVAQGIVSQQLPAVSSLPSASSISVTSQVSSTGPSGMPSAPTNLVPPQNIAQTPATQNGNLVQSVSQPPLIATNINLPLAQQIPLSSTQFSAQSLAQAIGSQIEDARRAAEPSLVGLPQTISGDSGGMSAVSDGSSSSLAASASLFPLKVLPLTTPLVDGEDESSSGASVVAIDNKIEQAMDLVKSHLMYAVREEVEVLKEQIKELIEKNSQLEQENNLLKTLASPEQLAQFQAQLQTGSPPATTQPQGTTQPPAQPASQGSGPTA, from the coding sequence ATGCACCAGCCGCCTGAGTCCAccgccgcggccgccgccgcTGCAGACATTAGCGCTAGGAAGATGGCGCACCCGGCAATGTTCCCTCGAAGGGGCAGCGGTAGTGGCAGCGCCTCTGCTCTCAATGCAGCAGGTACCGGCGTCGGTAGTAATGCCACATCTTCCGAGGATTTTCCGCCTCCGTCGCTGCTTCAGCCGCCGCCCCCTGCAGCATCTTCTACGTCGggaccacagcctccgcctccacaAAGCCTGAACCTCCTTTCGCAGGCTCAGCTGCAGGCACAGCCTCTTGCGCCAGGCGGAactcaaatgaaaaagaaaagtggctTCCAGATAACTAGCGTTACTCCTGCTCAGATCTCCGCTAGTATCAGCTCTAACAACAGTATAGCAGAGGACACTGAGAGCTATGATGATCTGGATGAATCTCACACGGAAGATCTCTCTTCTTCGGAGATCCTTGATGTGTCACTTTCCAGGGCTACTGACTTAGGGGAGCCCGAACGCAGCTCCTCAGAAGAGACCCTAAATAACTTCCAGGAAGCCGAGACACCTGGGGCAGTCTCTCCCAACCAGccccaccttcctcagcctcattTGCCTCACCTTCCACAACAGAATGTTGTGATCAATGGGAATGCTCATCcacaccacctccatcaccaccatcacattCATCATGGGCACCACCTCCAACATGGGCACCACCATCCATCTCATGTTGCTGTTGCCAGTGCATCCATTACTGGTGGGCCACCCTCAAGCCCAGTGTCTAGAAAACTCTCTACAACTGGAAGCTCTGACAGTATCACACCAGTTGCACCAACTTCTGCTGTATCATCCAGTGGTTCACCTGCCTCTGTAATGACTAATATGCGTGCTCCAAGTACTACAGGTGGAATAGGTATAAATTCTGTTACTGGCACTAGTACAGTAAATAATGTTAACATTACTGCTGTGGGTAGTTTTAATCCTAATGTGACAAGCAGCATTCTTGGTAATGTTAATGTAAGTACAAGCAATATTCCTAGTGCTGCTAGTGTGAGTGTTGGGCCTGGAGTTACCAGTGGTGTTAATGTGAATATCTTGAGTGGCATGGGCAATGGTACTATTTCTTCCTCCGCTGCTGTTAGCAGTGTTCCTAATGCAGCTGCAGGGATGACTGGGGGATCGGTTTCAAGTCAGCAGCAACAACCAACAGTTAACACTTCGAGGTTCAGAGTTGTGAAGTTAGATTCTAGTTCTGAGCCCTTTAAAAAAGGTAGATGGACTTGCACTGAgttctatgaaaaagaaaatgctgtaCCTGCTACAGAAGGTGTGCTGATAAATAAAGTGGTGGAGACTGTAAAGCAAAATCCGATAGAAGTGACTTCTGAAAGGGAGAGCACTAGTGGGAGTTCAGTGAGCAGTAGTGTCAGCACACTGAGTCACTATACAGAGAGTGTGGGAAGTGGAGAGATGGGAGCCCCTACTGTGGtggtgcagcagcagcagcagcaacaacaacagcagcaacaaccaGCTCTCCAAGGTGTGACCCTCCAACAGATGGATTTTGGTAGCACTGGTCCACAGAGTATTCCAGCAGTTAGTATACCACAGAGTATTTCTCAGTCACAGATCTCACAAGTACAATTACAGTCTCAAGAACTGAGCTATCAGCAGAAGCAAGGTCTTCAGCCAGTACCTCTGCAAGCCACTATGAGTGCTGCAACTGGTATCCAGCCATCGCCTGTAAATGTGGTTGGTGTAACTTCAGCTTTAGGTCAGCAGCCTTCCATTTCCAGTTTGGCTCAACCCCAGCTACCATATTCTCAGGCGGCTCCTCCAGTGCAAACTCCCCTTCCAGGGGCACCACCACACCAACAGTTACCGTATGGACAACAGCAACCAATGGTTTCTACACAGATGGCCCCAGGCCATGTCAAATCAGTGACTCAAAATTCTGCTTCAGAGTATGTACAACAGCAGCCAATTCTTCAAACAGCAATGTCCTCCGGACAGCCCAGTTCTGCAGGAGTAGGAGCAGGAACAACAGTGATTCCTGTGGCTCAGCCACAGGGTAtccagctgccagtgcagcccaCAGCAGTCCCAGCACAACCTGCAGGGGCATCTGTTCagcctgttggccaggctcaggCAGCAGTGTCTGCTGTACCTACTGGCAGTCAGATTGCAAATATTGGTCAGCAAGCAAACATACCTACTGCAGTGCAGCAGCCGTCTACCCAGGTTCCACCTTCAGTTATTCAGCAAGGTGCTCCTCCATCTTCGCAAGTGGTTCCACCTGCTCAGACTGGGATTATTCATCAGGGAGTTCAAACTAGCGCTCCAAGCCTTCCTCAACAATTGGTTATTGCATCCCAAAGTTCCTTGTTAACTGTGCCTCCCCAGCCACAAGGAGTAGAACCAGTAGCTCAAGGAATTGTTTCACAGCAGTTGCCTGCAGTTAGTTCTTTGCCCTCTGCTAGTAGTATTTCTGTTACAAGTCAGGTTAGTTCAACTGGTCCTTCTGGAATGCCTTCTGCCCCAACAAACTTGGTTCCACCACAAAATATAGCACAAACCCCTGCTACCCAAAATGGTAATTTGGTTCAAAGTGTTAGTCAACCTCCCTTGATAGCAACTAATATAAATTTGCCTTTGGCACAACAGATACCACTAAGTTCTACCCAGTTCTCCGCACAATCATTAGCTCAGGCAATTGGAAGCCAAATTGAAGATGCCAGGCGTGCAGCGGAGCCCTCCTTAGTTGGCTTACCTCAGACTATCAGTGGTGACAGTGGGGGAATGTCAGCAGTTTCAGATGGGAGTAGCAGCAGCCTAGcagcctctgcttctcttttcccGTTGAAGGTGCTACCGCTGACGACACCCCTGGTGGATGGCGAGGATGAGAG